A section of the Oncorhynchus gorbuscha isolate QuinsamMale2020 ecotype Even-year linkage group LG04, OgorEven_v1.0, whole genome shotgun sequence genome encodes:
- the LOC124034413 gene encoding myotubularin-related protein 3-like isoform X5 has product MEEEGPQSMECIQANQIFPKKPPVLEEGSLQVPFPELHGEFTKYVGRAEDAIIAMSSYRLHIKFKESIVNSDSCCEVSVPLQLIETVECRDMFQLHVTCKDCKVVRCQFSTLEQCQEWLKRLNAAVRPPSCLEDLFSFPFHAWCVDVYAGEKEQHGELCRPGEHVTSWFKNEVERMGFDTQNAWRISDINSKFRLCSSYPQQLLVPAWITDKELENVAAFRSWKRFPAVVFRHQSTGAVIARCGQPEVSWWGWRNADDEHLVQSIARACAVDCSSRKHLANGSYINGTNGIIGTNDLVDTDFVSESSLTNSSEVETLAIQPQKLLILDARSYAAAVANRAKGGGCECPEYYPNCEVVFMGMANIHSIRKSFQSLRFLCTQMPDPANWLSALESTKWLQHLSLLLKAALLVLNAVDRDHRPVLVHCSDGWDRTPQIAALSKLLLDPYYRTIEGFQVLVETEWLDFGHKFADRCGHGENSEDLNERCPVFLQWLDCVHQLQRQFPCSFEFNEAFLVKMVQHSYSCLFGTFLCNSGKEREDRQVRERTCSVWSLLRPANRALRNMLYSSHSETVLHPVCHVRNLMLWTAVYLPSSSPTTPSDESCAPYPVPGANPEDTPLGRRPKTRSFDNLPSACELGSSLAPNRRSSDPNLNEKWQDHRRSLELNIAMEPDGGGAQEGRANGQPGAAGPQAGTADSEPEDIPEGGQIELRDRASKGLLAAGEELELSIELAVAEGQMENILQEATKEEVGADTQREADAADPPIAVAQTLFDANVNGREMEKEASTSDDKADKQSNNNGAENQTEATITNGHHPEKGTDEPEEESSVSPGSPTDVPEEQEVDVPEEQEVDVPEEQEVDVPEEQEVDVPEEQEVDVPEEQEVDVPEEQEVDVPEEQEVDVPEEQEVDVPEEQEVDVPEEQEVDVPEEQEVDVPEEQEVVEKQEEVLVKHVLENRTAQEEPDHNPSTSTPSPAHAALRTMINGFGERTPVAAENHLPPELKSSRHLSEVLVQADKRAFLMESSTETLTEEACTRPEAPGQVPICAGPQPCSEGRSQPPCHRRVNGEAEPEQGAPRTSHGGHKRPSVSAFQSLSADPSREGQCNGESLEGEPCSGPHWAKVNGERAPLSRQVSLASCSSLTHHRRGSCSQHRCLHALLGRPAATPSPEQPARSHLDDDGLMLHTDAIQQRLRQIEAGHQMEVEMLKKQVQELWSRLESHHHAASLRINGDLGDEMTSMTDSEYNLDASCLSRCSTELFSEASWEQVDKNDTEVTRWYPDHLAAQCYGCESRFWLATRKHHCRNCGNVFCASCCDQKLPVPSQQLFEPTRVCKTCYGSLQINTAPNPMELELEEPITASSN; this is encoded by the exons ATG gaggaggaggggccgCAGAGCATGGAATGTATCCAGGCCAATCAGATCTTCCCCAAGAAGCCCCCAGTCCTGGAGGAGGGGAGCCTGCAG GTGCCCTTTCCCGAGCTGCATGGGGAGTTCACAAAGTACGTGGGGAGAGCGGAGGATGCAATCATCGCCATGTCCAGCTACCGCCTCCACATCAAGTTCAAAGAGTCCATCGTAAAT AGTGACAGTTGTTGTGAGGTGTCA GTCCCTCTGCAGCTCATAGAGACTGTGGAGTGTCGTGACATGTTCCAGCTCCATGTCACCTGCAAGGACTGTAAAGTCGTCAG GTGTCAATTCTCCACCTTAGAGCAGTGTCAGGAGTGGCTGAAGCGGCTGAACGCTGCGGTCCGCCCTCCGTCTTGCTTGGAGgacctcttctccttccccttccaTGCCTGGTGTGTGGACGTGTATGCCGGGGAGAAGGAGCAGCACGGGGAGCTGTGCAGGCCAG GAGAGCATGTGACCTCCTGGTTCAAGAATGAGGTGGAGAGGATGGGCTTTGACACTCAAAACGCCTGGAGGATATCTGACATCAACAGCAAGTTCAG GCTGTGCTCCAGCTATCCGCAGCAGCTCCTTGTGCCAGCCTGGATCACAGACAAGGAGCTGGAGAACGTGGCAGCCTTCCGCTCCTGGAAGAGGTTCCCGGCCGTTGTGTTCAG GCACCAGAGCACTGGGGCTGTGATCGCCCGCTGCGGCCAGCCGGAGGTCAGTTGGTGGGGCTGGAGGAATGCAGACGACGAGCACCTGGTCCAGTCCATCGCCAGGGCCTGTGCTGTGGACTGCAGCTCCCGCAAACACCTGGCAAACGGATCCTACatcaatggaaccaatggaatcaTCGGCACCAATGACCTCGTGGACACTGACTTCG TTTCAGAATCGTCCCTGACGAACAGCTCGGAGGTAGAGACGCTGGCCATCCAGCCACAAAAGCTGCTGATCCTGGATGCCAGGTCCTATGCAGCCGCTGTGGCCAACAGGGCCAAGGGAGGGGGCTGTGAATGCCCAG AGTACTACCCCAACTGTGAGGTGGTGTTCATGGGCATGGCCAACATCCACTCCATCCGCAAGAGTTTCCAGTCCCTGCGCTTCCTCTGCACCCAGATGCCCGACCCGGCCAA CTGGCTGTCTGCTCTAGAGAGCACCAAGTGGCTGCAGCATCTATCTCTGCTGCTGAAGGCTGCCCTGCTGGTGTTGAACGCTGTGGACCGCGACCACAGACCTGTTCTGGTGCACTGCTCTGACGGATGGGACCGCACGCCCCAGATCGCTGCCCTGTCCAAGCTCTTGTTGGACCCATACTACCGCACCATTGAG GGTTTCCAGGTGCTGGTGGAGACTGAGTGGCTGGACTTTGGCCATAAGTTTGCTGACCGCTGTGGCCACGGGGAGAACTCAGAGGACCTGAACGAGCGCTGCCCGGTCTTCCTGCAGTGGCTGGACTGTGTTCACCAGCTCCAAAGGCAGTTCCCATGCTCCTTTGAGTTCAATGAGGCCTTCCTG GTGAAGATGGTGCAGCATTCCTACTCGTGTCTGTTTGGCACCTTCCTGTGCaacagtgggaaggagagggaggaccgTCAGGTTCGGGAGAGGACCTGCTCCGTGTGGTCACTGCTGCGACCAGCCAACCGCGCCTTGAGGAACATGCTCTACTCCTCCCACTCCGAGACT GTGCTCCACCCAGTGTGTCATGTACGTAACCTGATGCTGTGGACGGCAGTCTACCTTCCCAGCTCTTCCCCCACCACGCCCTCTGACGAGTCGTGTGCACCCTATCCTGTGCCAGGTGCCAACCCTGAGGACACTCCCCTGGGCAG ACGTCCGAAGACCCGTTCCTTCGATAACTTGCCCAGCGCATGTGAGCTGGGGAGCTCGCTTGCCCCCAACCGGCGCTCCAGTGACCCAAACCTGAATGAGAAGTGGCAGGACCACCGGCGCTCTCTGGAGCTCAACATCGCTATGGAGCCTGATGGAGGGGGAGCTCAGGAAGGGCGTGCTAACGGCCAGCCTGGAGCAGCAGGGCCTCAGGCAGGCACGGCCGACTCTGAGCCGGAAGACATCCCTGAAGGAGGGCAGATTGAGCTGAGAGACAGAGCCTCCAAGGGGTTGTTAGCAGCAGGAGAAGAGCTTGAGCTCTCCATTGAGCTGGCTGTGgcagagggacagatggagaacATTCTCCAGGAAGCAACAAAGGAGGAGGTTGGTGCCGACACTCAGAGAGAAGCTGACGCTGCTGATCCTCCTATTGCCGTGGCTCAAACTCTATTTGATGCTAATGTtaatggaagagagatggagaaagaggccAGCACCAGTGATGATAAGGCTGATAAACAAAGTAACAACAATGGGGCTGAGAATCAGACGGAGGCTACTATCACGAATGGGCATCACCCAGAGAAGGGCACAGATGAACCTGAGGAGGAGTCTAGTGTCTCTCCAGGCAGTCCCACAGACGTTCCAGAGGAGCAGGAGGTGGACGTTCCAGAGGAGCAGGAGGTGGACGTTCCAGAGGAGCAGGAGGTGGACGTTCCAGAGGAGCAGGAGGTGGACGTTCCAGAGGAGCAGGAGGTGGACGTTCCAGAGGAGCAGGAGGTGGACGTTCCAGAGGAGCAGGAGGTGGACGTTCCAGAGGAGCAGGAGGTGGACGTTCCAGAGGAGCAGGAGGTGGACGTTCCAGAGGAGCAGGAGGTGGACGTTCCAGAGGAGCAGGAGGTGGACGTTCCAGAGGAGCAGGAGGTGGACGTTCCAGAGGAGCAGGAGGTGGTAGAGAAGCAGGAAGAAGTGCTGGTGAAGCATGTTCTGGAGAACCGTACTGCCCAGGAGGAGCCAGACCACAACCCTAGCACCAGCACCCCCAGCCCAGCTCACGCTGCCCTTAGAACTATGATCAATGGCTTTGGAGAGAGGACACCAGTGGCTGCTGAGAATCACCTTCCACCAGAGCTGAAGTCCAGCAGACATCTCTCAGAGGTCCTAGTGCAGGCTGACAAGAGGGCCTTCCTCATGGAGAGCTCAACAGAGACTCTGACTGAAGAGGCCTGCACCAGGCCAGAGGCCCCAGGGCAGGTACCCATCTGTGCAGGCCCCCAGCCCTGCTCTGAAGGTAGGAGTCAACCCCCCTGCCACAGGAGAGTGAACGGggaggcagagccagagcaggGGGCACCCAGGACTTCACATGGAGGACACAAGCGGCCCTCCGTCAGTGCCTTCCAGTCTTTGAGTGCTGATCCCAGCAGGGAGGGACAGTGTAATGGCGAGAGCTTGGAGGGGGAGCCCTGCAGTGGCCCTCACTGGGCCAAGGTGAATGGGGAGCGGGCCCCACTGAGCCGCCAGGTGTCCCTGGCCTCCTGCAGCTCCCTGACCCACCACCGCCGGGGCAGCTGCTCCCAGCACCGCTGCCTCCATGCCCTACTGGGGCGCCCTGCCGCCACACCCAGCCCCGAGCAGCCGGCCCGCAGTCACCTGGACGATGATGGGCTGATGCTCCACACAGACGCCATCCAGCAGCGGTTGAGGCAGATCGAGGCAGGCCACCAGATGGAGGTGGAGATGCTGAAGAAGCAGGTGCAGGAGCTGTGGAGCCGCCTGGAGAGCCATCACCACGCAGCGTCCCTCAGGATCAACGGAGATCTGGGAGACGAAATG ACCTCAATGACAGACTCTGAGTATAACCTGGATGCTAGCTGCCTGTCCCGCTGCAGTACAGAGCTCTTTTCCGAGGCTAGCTGGGAGCAGGTGGACAAGAATGACACTGAG GTGACCCGCTGGTACCCGGACCACTTGGCAGCCCAGTGCTACGGGTGTGAGAGTAGGTTCTGGCTCGCCACCAGGAAGCATCACTGCAG GAACTGTGGGAATGTATTCTGTGCCAGCTGCTGCGACCAGAAGCTACCCGTGCCAAGCCAGCAGCTGTTTGAGCCCACCCGTGTTTGTAAGACCTGCTACGGCAGCCTCCAGATCAATACAGCTCCCAATCCCATGGAACTGGAGCTGGAGGAACCCATCACAGCCAGCTCCAACTAG
- the LOC124034413 gene encoding myotubularin-related protein 3-like isoform X1: MEEEGPQSMECIQANQIFPKKPPVLEEGSLQVPFPELHGEFTKYVGRAEDAIIAMSSYRLHIKFKESIVNSDSCCEVSVPLQLIETVECRDMFQLHVTCKDCKVVRCQFSTLEQCQEWLKRLNAAVRPPSCLEDLFSFPFHAWCVDVYAGEKEQHGELCRPGEHVTSWFKNEVERMGFDTQNAWRISDINSKFRLCSSYPQQLLVPAWITDKELENVAAFRSWKRFPAVVFRHQSTGAVIARCGQPEVSWWGWRNADDEHLVQSIARACAVDCSSRKHLANGSYINGTNGIIGTNDLVDTDFVSESSLTNSSEVETLAIQPQKLLILDARSYAAAVANRAKGGGCECPEYYPNCEVVFMGMANIHSIRKSFQSLRFLCTQMPDPANWLSALESTKWLQHLSLLLKAALLVLNAVDRDHRPVLVHCSDGWDRTPQIAALSKLLLDPYYRTIEGFQVLVETEWLDFGHKFADRCGHGENSEDLNERCPVFLQWLDCVHQLQRQFPCSFEFNEAFLVKMVQHSYSCLFGTFLCNSGKEREDRQVRERTCSVWSLLRPANRALRNMLYSSHSETVLHPVCHVRNLMLWTAVYLPSSSPTTPSDESCAPYPVPGANPEDTPLGRRPKTRSFDNLPSACELGSSLAPNRRSSDPNLNEKWQDHRRSLELNIAMEPDGGGAQEGRANGQPGAAGPQAGTADSEPEDIPEGGQIELRDRASKGLLAAGEELELSIELAVAEGQMENILQEATKEEVGADTQREADAADPPIAVAQTLFDANVNGREMEKEASTSDDKADKQSNNNGAENQTEATITNGHHPEKGTDEPEEESSVSPGSPTDVPEEQEVDVPEEQEVDVPEEQEVDVPEEQEVDVPEEQEVDVPEEQEVDVPEEQEVDVPEEQEVDVPEEQEVDVPEEQEVDVPEEQEVDVPEEQEVDVPEEQEVVEKQEEVLVKHVLENRTAQEEPDHNPSTSTPSPAHAALRTMINGFGERTPVAAENHLPPELKSSRHLSEVLVQADKRAFLMESSTETLTEEACTRPEAPGQVPICAGPQPCSEGRSQPPCHRRVNGEAEPEQGAPRTSHGGHKRPSVSAFQSLSADPSREGQCNGESLEGEPCSGPHWAKVNGERAPLSRQVSLASCSSLTHHRRGSCSQHRCLHALLGRPAATPSPEQPARSHLDDDGLMLHTDAIQQRLRQIEAGHQMEVEMLKKQVQELWSRLESHHHAASLRINGDLGDEMTSMTDSEYNLDASCLSRCSTELFSEASWEQVDKNDTEVTRWYPDHLAAQCYGCESRFWLATRKHHCSDREPVQEVWNCGNVFCASCCDQKLPVPSQQLFEPTRVCKTCYGSLQINTAPNPMELELEEPITASSN, encoded by the exons ATG gaggaggaggggccgCAGAGCATGGAATGTATCCAGGCCAATCAGATCTTCCCCAAGAAGCCCCCAGTCCTGGAGGAGGGGAGCCTGCAG GTGCCCTTTCCCGAGCTGCATGGGGAGTTCACAAAGTACGTGGGGAGAGCGGAGGATGCAATCATCGCCATGTCCAGCTACCGCCTCCACATCAAGTTCAAAGAGTCCATCGTAAAT AGTGACAGTTGTTGTGAGGTGTCA GTCCCTCTGCAGCTCATAGAGACTGTGGAGTGTCGTGACATGTTCCAGCTCCATGTCACCTGCAAGGACTGTAAAGTCGTCAG GTGTCAATTCTCCACCTTAGAGCAGTGTCAGGAGTGGCTGAAGCGGCTGAACGCTGCGGTCCGCCCTCCGTCTTGCTTGGAGgacctcttctccttccccttccaTGCCTGGTGTGTGGACGTGTATGCCGGGGAGAAGGAGCAGCACGGGGAGCTGTGCAGGCCAG GAGAGCATGTGACCTCCTGGTTCAAGAATGAGGTGGAGAGGATGGGCTTTGACACTCAAAACGCCTGGAGGATATCTGACATCAACAGCAAGTTCAG GCTGTGCTCCAGCTATCCGCAGCAGCTCCTTGTGCCAGCCTGGATCACAGACAAGGAGCTGGAGAACGTGGCAGCCTTCCGCTCCTGGAAGAGGTTCCCGGCCGTTGTGTTCAG GCACCAGAGCACTGGGGCTGTGATCGCCCGCTGCGGCCAGCCGGAGGTCAGTTGGTGGGGCTGGAGGAATGCAGACGACGAGCACCTGGTCCAGTCCATCGCCAGGGCCTGTGCTGTGGACTGCAGCTCCCGCAAACACCTGGCAAACGGATCCTACatcaatggaaccaatggaatcaTCGGCACCAATGACCTCGTGGACACTGACTTCG TTTCAGAATCGTCCCTGACGAACAGCTCGGAGGTAGAGACGCTGGCCATCCAGCCACAAAAGCTGCTGATCCTGGATGCCAGGTCCTATGCAGCCGCTGTGGCCAACAGGGCCAAGGGAGGGGGCTGTGAATGCCCAG AGTACTACCCCAACTGTGAGGTGGTGTTCATGGGCATGGCCAACATCCACTCCATCCGCAAGAGTTTCCAGTCCCTGCGCTTCCTCTGCACCCAGATGCCCGACCCGGCCAA CTGGCTGTCTGCTCTAGAGAGCACCAAGTGGCTGCAGCATCTATCTCTGCTGCTGAAGGCTGCCCTGCTGGTGTTGAACGCTGTGGACCGCGACCACAGACCTGTTCTGGTGCACTGCTCTGACGGATGGGACCGCACGCCCCAGATCGCTGCCCTGTCCAAGCTCTTGTTGGACCCATACTACCGCACCATTGAG GGTTTCCAGGTGCTGGTGGAGACTGAGTGGCTGGACTTTGGCCATAAGTTTGCTGACCGCTGTGGCCACGGGGAGAACTCAGAGGACCTGAACGAGCGCTGCCCGGTCTTCCTGCAGTGGCTGGACTGTGTTCACCAGCTCCAAAGGCAGTTCCCATGCTCCTTTGAGTTCAATGAGGCCTTCCTG GTGAAGATGGTGCAGCATTCCTACTCGTGTCTGTTTGGCACCTTCCTGTGCaacagtgggaaggagagggaggaccgTCAGGTTCGGGAGAGGACCTGCTCCGTGTGGTCACTGCTGCGACCAGCCAACCGCGCCTTGAGGAACATGCTCTACTCCTCCCACTCCGAGACT GTGCTCCACCCAGTGTGTCATGTACGTAACCTGATGCTGTGGACGGCAGTCTACCTTCCCAGCTCTTCCCCCACCACGCCCTCTGACGAGTCGTGTGCACCCTATCCTGTGCCAGGTGCCAACCCTGAGGACACTCCCCTGGGCAG ACGTCCGAAGACCCGTTCCTTCGATAACTTGCCCAGCGCATGTGAGCTGGGGAGCTCGCTTGCCCCCAACCGGCGCTCCAGTGACCCAAACCTGAATGAGAAGTGGCAGGACCACCGGCGCTCTCTGGAGCTCAACATCGCTATGGAGCCTGATGGAGGGGGAGCTCAGGAAGGGCGTGCTAACGGCCAGCCTGGAGCAGCAGGGCCTCAGGCAGGCACGGCCGACTCTGAGCCGGAAGACATCCCTGAAGGAGGGCAGATTGAGCTGAGAGACAGAGCCTCCAAGGGGTTGTTAGCAGCAGGAGAAGAGCTTGAGCTCTCCATTGAGCTGGCTGTGgcagagggacagatggagaacATTCTCCAGGAAGCAACAAAGGAGGAGGTTGGTGCCGACACTCAGAGAGAAGCTGACGCTGCTGATCCTCCTATTGCCGTGGCTCAAACTCTATTTGATGCTAATGTtaatggaagagagatggagaaagaggccAGCACCAGTGATGATAAGGCTGATAAACAAAGTAACAACAATGGGGCTGAGAATCAGACGGAGGCTACTATCACGAATGGGCATCACCCAGAGAAGGGCACAGATGAACCTGAGGAGGAGTCTAGTGTCTCTCCAGGCAGTCCCACAGACGTTCCAGAGGAGCAGGAGGTGGACGTTCCAGAGGAGCAGGAGGTGGACGTTCCAGAGGAGCAGGAGGTGGACGTTCCAGAGGAGCAGGAGGTGGACGTTCCAGAGGAGCAGGAGGTGGACGTTCCAGAGGAGCAGGAGGTGGACGTTCCAGAGGAGCAGGAGGTGGACGTTCCAGAGGAGCAGGAGGTGGACGTTCCAGAGGAGCAGGAGGTGGACGTTCCAGAGGAGCAGGAGGTGGACGTTCCAGAGGAGCAGGAGGTGGACGTTCCAGAGGAGCAGGAGGTGGACGTTCCAGAGGAGCAGGAGGTGGTAGAGAAGCAGGAAGAAGTGCTGGTGAAGCATGTTCTGGAGAACCGTACTGCCCAGGAGGAGCCAGACCACAACCCTAGCACCAGCACCCCCAGCCCAGCTCACGCTGCCCTTAGAACTATGATCAATGGCTTTGGAGAGAGGACACCAGTGGCTGCTGAGAATCACCTTCCACCAGAGCTGAAGTCCAGCAGACATCTCTCAGAGGTCCTAGTGCAGGCTGACAAGAGGGCCTTCCTCATGGAGAGCTCAACAGAGACTCTGACTGAAGAGGCCTGCACCAGGCCAGAGGCCCCAGGGCAGGTACCCATCTGTGCAGGCCCCCAGCCCTGCTCTGAAGGTAGGAGTCAACCCCCCTGCCACAGGAGAGTGAACGGggaggcagagccagagcaggGGGCACCCAGGACTTCACATGGAGGACACAAGCGGCCCTCCGTCAGTGCCTTCCAGTCTTTGAGTGCTGATCCCAGCAGGGAGGGACAGTGTAATGGCGAGAGCTTGGAGGGGGAGCCCTGCAGTGGCCCTCACTGGGCCAAGGTGAATGGGGAGCGGGCCCCACTGAGCCGCCAGGTGTCCCTGGCCTCCTGCAGCTCCCTGACCCACCACCGCCGGGGCAGCTGCTCCCAGCACCGCTGCCTCCATGCCCTACTGGGGCGCCCTGCCGCCACACCCAGCCCCGAGCAGCCGGCCCGCAGTCACCTGGACGATGATGGGCTGATGCTCCACACAGACGCCATCCAGCAGCGGTTGAGGCAGATCGAGGCAGGCCACCAGATGGAGGTGGAGATGCTGAAGAAGCAGGTGCAGGAGCTGTGGAGCCGCCTGGAGAGCCATCACCACGCAGCGTCCCTCAGGATCAACGGAGATCTGGGAGACGAAATG ACCTCAATGACAGACTCTGAGTATAACCTGGATGCTAGCTGCCTGTCCCGCTGCAGTACAGAGCTCTTTTCCGAGGCTAGCTGGGAGCAGGTGGACAAGAATGACACTGAG GTGACCCGCTGGTACCCGGACCACTTGGCAGCCCAGTGCTACGGGTGTGAGAGTAGGTTCTGGCTCGCCACCAGGAAGCATCACTGCAG tgacagggagCCTGTCCAAGAGGTCTG GAACTGTGGGAATGTATTCTGTGCCAGCTGCTGCGACCAGAAGCTACCCGTGCCAAGCCAGCAGCTGTTTGAGCCCACCCGTGTTTGTAAGACCTGCTACGGCAGCCTCCAGATCAATACAGCTCCCAATCCCATGGAACTGGAGCTGGAGGAACCCATCACAGCCAGCTCCAACTAG